In Bacillus sp. Marseille-Q1617, a genomic segment contains:
- a CDS encoding MFS transporter — protein MSIEKRNLVIMVMANFLVAASATMVLPFLSLYIETFGEYSAEYVQRWSGFVFGITFLTAFFISPLWGRFGDRYGYKPILLITGYGIATSIFFMGFMESVQGMFILRLLMGAVTGFIPTSMALISSQTSKKEAGKILGTLQMGTVSGGLFGPVIGGILADNVGFSYTFIFTAISIAVAATVVLFGINEQRNKEQRNKQNKYSSKQVLQHIFSHKLLVTVIVLSLIIQVANFSIQPLLALYVDELTSSANLAFLAGLAFSATGFGNFIATRQWGKLGDEIGYEKVLSILLVLASILIVPQALVTELWQLVLLRFLFGIAIGGMIPCVTAYIRQEAPLSMQGEVLGYNQSFRFLGNVIGPVFGGTISGYIGISSVFYVTGALFLGAFGLLWWSIRHSEVDGHVKQDY, from the coding sequence ATTTCAATAGAAAAAAGAAATCTTGTCATTATGGTCATGGCGAATTTTTTAGTGGCTGCCAGCGCCACTATGGTCCTGCCGTTCTTATCTCTATATATAGAGACGTTCGGTGAATATAGCGCTGAATATGTGCAGCGCTGGTCCGGTTTTGTTTTCGGGATCACATTTCTGACTGCGTTCTTCATCTCTCCTTTATGGGGAAGATTTGGTGACCGCTATGGCTACAAGCCCATTCTGTTGATCACAGGTTATGGGATTGCCACCTCCATTTTCTTTATGGGATTCATGGAGTCCGTCCAGGGGATGTTTATCCTGAGGCTGTTGATGGGGGCTGTGACCGGTTTTATCCCTACGTCAATGGCGCTTATCTCTTCCCAGACCTCTAAAAAGGAAGCAGGGAAAATATTGGGTACCCTGCAGATGGGGACCGTGTCCGGAGGTTTGTTCGGACCTGTCATCGGCGGGATTCTTGCTGATAATGTTGGTTTTTCTTATACCTTTATCTTCACGGCGATTTCCATTGCGGTCGCTGCGACAGTGGTTCTGTTCGGAATAAACGAGCAGCGGAATAAGGAACAGAGGAATAAGCAAAACAAATATTCAAGCAAGCAGGTGCTTCAGCACATATTCAGTCACAAGCTCCTTGTGACGGTGATTGTTCTCTCCTTGATCATTCAAGTCGCGAACTTCAGCATTCAGCCGCTTCTGGCACTTTATGTAGATGAACTTACTTCATCCGCTAACCTTGCCTTTTTAGCCGGCCTTGCCTTTTCGGCTACAGGATTCGGGAATTTCATCGCTACCCGGCAGTGGGGAAAGCTTGGCGATGAAATCGGATATGAGAAGGTCCTTTCCATCCTGCTGGTGCTTGCTTCCATCCTTATCGTGCCGCAAGCTCTTGTTACAGAGCTCTGGCAGCTTGTACTTCTCCGGTTCTTATTCGGTATTGCCATCGGGGGGATGATTCCCTGCGTGACAGCTTATATTCGTCAGGAAGCGCCGCTCAGCATGCAGGGTGAAGTATTGGGCTACAACCAGAGTTTTCGTTTTCTTGGAAACGTGATTGGACCCGTATTCGGAGGGACAATATCAGGATATATTGGCATTTCTTCCGTTTTTTATGTAACAGGTGCTTTATTCTTGGGGGCATTTGGATTATTATGGTGGAGTATACGACATTCTGAAGTTGACGGTCACGTGAAACAAGATTACTAG
- the kapD gene encoding 3'-5' exonuclease KapD codes for MVNAKQLVFIDFEFSMPERHRVPKGFFPEIIEAGVVVVQNGQVTDTFSTYVKPSAFPRLTNRCKRFLSITQDKVDGGISFQTLIDYFNQLNSNGIEKVVTWGNMDMKVLRDNCTQSGMAFPFQAQFFDLSMEYKRFFGDQNQTGLWKAVQEYGREGVGKHHKALDDALTTHHIYNLVEKDKKYLDKAEPTTIGDRIDLSKFYNQLA; via the coding sequence GTGGTAAATGCAAAGCAGCTTGTGTTCATTGACTTTGAGTTTTCAATGCCGGAACGACATAGAGTCCCCAAAGGTTTTTTCCCTGAAATAATCGAAGCAGGTGTGGTGGTGGTTCAGAATGGGCAAGTGACAGATACGTTTTCTACTTATGTAAAACCTTCTGCCTTTCCCAGACTAACCAATCGCTGCAAACGATTTTTATCGATCACACAAGATAAAGTAGACGGAGGAATCTCCTTCCAGACCCTCATCGATTATTTCAACCAATTGAATTCAAATGGTATTGAAAAAGTTGTCACATGGGGCAACATGGACATGAAAGTGTTGAGGGATAACTGTACCCAGTCAGGAATGGCCTTTCCTTTTCAAGCTCAATTTTTCGATTTATCGATGGAATACAAACGATTTTTCGGAGATCAAAATCAAACCGGCTTATGGAAAGCCGTCCAGGAATATGGAAGGGAAGGGGTCGGAAAGCATCACAAAGCACTGGATGATGCACTGACGACTCATCACATATATAATCTCGTGGAAAAAGATAAAAAGTATCTCGACAAAGCCGAACCAACCACCATCGGCGACCGGATTGATTTAAGCAAGTTTTATAACCAGCTGGCTTGA
- a CDS encoding kinase-associated lipoprotein B produces MLQNFQIGDKVTAFYKTGKYIGEVTGERPGAYVVRILAVLKHPRQGDLHNPAEVDVPLFHERKALAFREQANMPEKMVKPYEGDIPEYNDTLLTAFGDLKKQSEADGSSHAIKSLEALRGVQREYELMYGLTFED; encoded by the coding sequence ATTTTGCAAAATTTTCAAATAGGGGATAAAGTCACAGCTTTTTATAAAACGGGAAAATACATCGGAGAGGTCACAGGAGAACGTCCAGGTGCTTACGTGGTAAGGATCCTTGCTGTTCTTAAGCACCCTCGGCAAGGTGATTTACATAACCCTGCCGAAGTGGATGTTCCATTATTCCACGAAAGAAAGGCACTGGCATTTCGTGAGCAGGCCAACATGCCTGAAAAGATGGTGAAGCCTTATGAAGGAGACATACCAGAATACAATGACACACTTCTCACTGCTTTCGGCGATTTGAAAAAACAATCGGAAGCAGACGGATCTTCGCATGCCATTAAAAGTCTGGAAGCTCTCCGCGGAGTACAGCGGGAGTATGAGCTCATGTATGGGCTGACGTTTGAAGACTAA
- a CDS encoding peptidylprolyl isomerase: MKRLVLLSLCLIGLILAGCGQTEKDNSSEEKPAETEENKTTDAESGGDDKMTYPQLTTDVAENEKVVEMKTSMGTIKIKLFPEQAPKTVENFITHSENGYYDGLKFHRVIKDFMIQGGDPNGNGTGGESIWGESFEDEFSKQLFNIRGALSMANAGPDTNGSQFFIVQNSEMNPGFEEKMKEAGFPQEIIDAYMERGGTPHLDFKHTVFGQVIEGMDVVDKIADVEVGQNDAPKEDVTIEKITVVK, from the coding sequence ATGAAGAGATTGGTACTATTATCCTTGTGTCTGATAGGTTTAATTCTTGCCGGATGTGGACAAACAGAGAAGGATAACAGCAGTGAAGAAAAACCTGCTGAAACAGAAGAAAACAAAACAACTGATGCAGAATCTGGAGGAGATGACAAGATGACTTACCCGCAGCTGACTACGGACGTAGCAGAAAATGAAAAAGTAGTAGAAATGAAAACTTCAATGGGCACCATTAAAATAAAATTATTCCCTGAGCAGGCACCAAAAACAGTTGAAAACTTTATCACTCACAGTGAAAACGGCTACTATGACGGATTGAAATTCCACCGTGTGATCAAAGATTTCATGATCCAGGGCGGAGACCCGAATGGAAACGGAACAGGCGGCGAAAGTATCTGGGGAGAATCCTTTGAAGACGAATTCTCCAAACAGCTTTTCAACATCCGCGGAGCACTTTCAATGGCTAACGCAGGCCCTGATACGAATGGAAGCCAATTCTTCATCGTTCAGAACAGTGAAATGAACCCTGGTTTCGAGGAGAAAATGAAAGAAGCAGGATTCCCGCAGGAAATCATTGACGCTTATATGGAACGGGGAGGAACTCCACATCTTGACTTCAAGCACACTGTATTCGGCCAGGTAATCGAAGGAATGGATGTCGTGGATAAAATCGCGGATGTGGAAGTGGGGCAGAATGACGCTCCGAAAGAAGATGTGACCATTGAAAAGATCACAGTTGTGAAGTAA
- a CDS encoding superoxide dismutase family protein: MKNNKLLYIVLPAILLGACAIENPKKTEVDMKNDTGDSLGKVILQEKSDGIEVDLNLEGLPPGEHGIHFHEKGTCERPDFVSAGNHFNPDDKKHGLMHPEGAHAGDLPNIIVKDDGSVKVKLMAPLVTLTKGKTSLFTKEGTSLIITENKDDGMTQPAGDSGARVACGEIAKEKEKKK, encoded by the coding sequence ATGAAAAACAACAAGTTACTTTACATAGTTTTGCCGGCGATCCTGCTTGGGGCGTGCGCCATTGAAAACCCAAAGAAGACGGAAGTCGATATGAAAAATGATACGGGCGATTCGCTGGGAAAGGTGATCCTTCAGGAGAAGTCGGATGGAATAGAGGTCGATCTGAACCTTGAAGGACTGCCGCCCGGGGAACACGGCATTCATTTTCATGAAAAAGGGACGTGTGAACGCCCTGACTTCGTGTCTGCGGGCAATCATTTTAATCCGGATGATAAAAAGCACGGACTTATGCATCCTGAAGGAGCCCATGCCGGCGATCTGCCGAATATCATTGTTAAAGATGACGGGTCTGTAAAGGTGAAGTTGATGGCACCTCTTGTGACGCTGACGAAAGGGAAGACTTCCTTGTTTACAAAAGAAGGGACCTCCCTGATCATTACCGAAAACAAAGATGATGGCATGACGCAGCCGGCAGGAGATTCGGGAGCGAGAGTCGCCTGTGGTGAGATTGCCAAAGAAAAAGAGAAGAAAAAGTAA
- a CDS encoding MalY/PatB family protein, which produces MNEFERIIDRKGTSSVKWDMTKTVFGKDDVLPMWVADMDFLPPAEVSEALKNRLDHGIFGYTFVGDGPAEAITDWVKKRHGWSIHKSWLQYSPGVVPAIAAIIQALTKPGDKVLVQSPVYTPFFTMTEENDRVIENAPLVYEDGAYSISFDDFEASLKKGVKVFLLCNPHNPSGRVCSREELTKMAELCQKHNVIIVSDEIHSDLVYRSHTHTPVAAIDESYREMTITLIAPSKTFNLAGLQASAMITPNKEFRDKIADVHKKQGFFTLNTFGITGMEAAYRYGEKWLENIMDYLSENVKITKSFLEENLPDLHLVEPEGTYLLWIDCNKLGISDDELKERLLERGKLGLEPGPKYGKGGEGFVRMNIACPREVLMDGLERLAKALG; this is translated from the coding sequence TTGAATGAATTCGAGAGAATAATCGACCGAAAAGGGACATCTTCTGTTAAATGGGATATGACCAAAACTGTATTTGGAAAGGATGATGTGCTGCCGATGTGGGTGGCCGATATGGACTTCCTCCCGCCAGCTGAAGTGAGCGAGGCCCTCAAGAACCGATTGGATCATGGCATCTTCGGCTATACCTTTGTCGGAGACGGACCCGCAGAAGCAATCACTGATTGGGTCAAGAAGAGACATGGCTGGAGCATACATAAATCGTGGCTTCAATACAGCCCTGGTGTCGTACCAGCTATCGCGGCGATCATACAGGCACTGACCAAACCCGGTGACAAAGTCTTAGTTCAGTCACCTGTCTACACACCATTCTTCACCATGACAGAAGAAAATGACCGTGTGATTGAAAATGCTCCGTTAGTATACGAAGACGGGGCATATAGTATTTCATTTGATGATTTTGAAGCATCACTGAAAAAAGGCGTGAAAGTATTCCTGCTCTGCAACCCGCATAATCCCAGCGGCCGCGTATGTTCACGTGAAGAACTGACCAAGATGGCGGAGCTCTGCCAAAAGCACAATGTCATCATTGTATCGGATGAAATTCATTCGGATCTCGTCTACAGATCTCATACCCACACACCGGTTGCCGCAATCGATGAAAGCTATAGAGAGATGACCATCACCCTCATAGCACCAAGCAAAACTTTCAATCTGGCAGGACTGCAAGCTTCAGCCATGATCACCCCTAACAAAGAATTCCGCGATAAAATAGCCGATGTCCATAAAAAACAAGGCTTCTTCACCCTTAATACATTCGGTATAACTGGCATGGAAGCTGCCTATCGCTATGGGGAAAAATGGCTCGAAAACATCATGGATTATTTATCGGAAAATGTGAAGATCACGAAATCATTCCTGGAAGAGAATCTTCCTGACCTTCATCTTGTTGAACCTGAAGGAACCTATCTTCTTTGGATCGATTGCAACAAGCTTGGAATTTCGGATGACGAGCTTAAAGAACGACTGCTTGAAAGAGGGAAACTGGGCTTGGAGCCGGGCCCGAAATACGGGAAAGGCGGCGAAGGCTTTGTCAGGATGAACATCGCCTGTCCGCGGGAAGTATTGATGGACGGGCTGGAAAGACTTGCGAAGGCGCTTGGATAA
- a CDS encoding alpha/beta fold hydrolase, translating into MQGNEFARTVNVNGAQVYYEYHQHPTAAETFVLLHGFLSSTFSFRRLTPLLKEKYNVISIDLPPFGSSDKSNRFIYSYDNLANTVISLLDHLNVRNIHLTGHSMGGQIALNVMKKEPSLVDKGVLLCSSGYLKKMKWPVLMASRIPFFHLYVKLWLTRSGVRKNLENVVHNKELIDDEMMFGYLKPFLEDDIFRALTRMIRDREGDLSIGELQKIETPCLLVWGEHDRVVPLTTGHRLAKDLPQSKLVVLKETGHLVPEEKPDEVLQHIQQFINSETDEYVKNNQPQYKKGLSQTLLTET; encoded by the coding sequence ATGCAGGGAAACGAGTTTGCCAGAACGGTAAACGTAAATGGAGCACAAGTATATTATGAATACCATCAGCACCCGACAGCAGCCGAAACCTTCGTTCTTCTTCATGGATTTCTATCTTCAACCTTCAGTTTCAGACGACTGACTCCGCTTTTAAAAGAAAAATATAACGTGATTTCGATCGATCTGCCTCCATTCGGCAGCAGCGACAAATCAAACCGCTTCATCTATTCCTATGACAATTTGGCGAATACCGTCATATCGCTGCTCGACCACTTGAATGTGAGGAATATACACCTCACCGGACATTCCATGGGTGGACAGATTGCACTCAATGTCATGAAAAAAGAACCTTCACTCGTCGATAAAGGTGTCCTCCTATGCAGCTCGGGTTATCTCAAAAAGATGAAATGGCCGGTCCTTATGGCGAGCCGCATTCCTTTTTTCCATCTGTATGTAAAGCTTTGGCTTACACGGTCGGGTGTGCGGAAAAATCTTGAGAACGTTGTCCACAACAAGGAATTGATCGATGACGAGATGATGTTCGGCTACTTAAAACCATTTCTTGAGGATGATATATTTAGAGCCCTGACACGGATGATCCGTGACCGCGAGGGAGACTTATCCATCGGGGAATTACAGAAAATCGAGACACCGTGCCTCCTTGTCTGGGGAGAACATGACCGCGTCGTCCCCCTCACGACCGGACACAGGCTGGCCAAAGATCTTCCCCAATCAAAGCTTGTCGTATTAAAAGAGACCGGCCACCTTGTACCTGAAGAAAAACCTGACGAAGTACTTCAGCATATCCAGCAGTTTATAAATTCCGAAACGGATGAATATGTCAAAAATAATCAGCCGCAGTATAAAAAAGGACTTTCCCAAACGCTTCTTACTGAAACCTAA